A single window of Methylacidimicrobium sp. AP8 DNA harbors:
- a CDS encoding TolC family protein, protein MNLPSPLLLRIAAWLSAGSLSLIAPCARAEAGLPPEAVLRALAAESRAQNSEYRSYEAAIQAAEGQLVQLGMLPKPQLIAFVGPYLSTGGAGQTVLGYQQEFELLQPFYFPGKVSLRKAVARRDVLLAQLLLKQFGLSLEVAVRSLAHQLAVTVATAGVAQEIAERTNSVIAFLESRPKAGILGYLDARILTGSLIGLEQEVRWLEERRWSLAAQLNAYLGRPAGTPVPEFLLPPESFPPLSVERLSTLAQRHNVLLEIHRVMIDRARRQRKATEIAGYPDFAMGPFWMAFQGVNFDAGPGITLTVGLPVGKPEVPGIEGVAWAGQRGNLATAKAQEEQAMALFPAAERNAQSLLYARFSAYEAVRNQLAVQPPSLIASLRDAAALAERQYRIGAIDVHRFLAAQQQYLAAFRSVQAARLDAALARLDLFFLTGGELAPNGSR, encoded by the coding sequence ATGAACCTCCCGAGCCCTCTCCTCCTGCGTATCGCCGCCTGGCTCTCGGCAGGCTCGCTCTCGCTCATCGCCCCCTGCGCCCGAGCGGAAGCCGGCCTTCCGCCGGAAGCGGTCTTGCGAGCTCTGGCCGCCGAGTCCCGAGCCCAGAATTCCGAGTACCGCTCCTACGAAGCGGCAATCCAAGCCGCCGAGGGCCAGCTCGTCCAGCTAGGAATGCTTCCCAAGCCTCAGCTCATCGCCTTCGTCGGACCGTATTTGAGCACCGGAGGCGCGGGTCAGACGGTGCTCGGGTACCAGCAGGAGTTCGAGCTTCTCCAGCCCTTCTATTTTCCGGGCAAGGTCTCCCTCCGGAAGGCGGTCGCCCGCCGCGACGTTCTTCTAGCGCAGCTCCTGCTCAAGCAGTTCGGCCTTTCGCTCGAGGTGGCCGTCCGGTCGCTCGCCCACCAGCTCGCCGTCACCGTCGCCACCGCGGGAGTCGCCCAGGAGATCGCGGAGCGGACCAATTCGGTCATCGCATTCCTCGAGAGCCGCCCCAAGGCGGGCATCCTCGGGTACCTGGACGCCCGCATCCTGACGGGAAGCTTGATCGGCCTCGAGCAGGAAGTCCGGTGGCTCGAGGAGAGGCGCTGGTCGCTGGCGGCGCAGCTCAACGCCTACTTGGGGCGGCCGGCGGGTACCCCCGTCCCGGAGTTCCTGCTCCCGCCGGAATCCTTTCCCCCGCTCTCCGTCGAGCGGCTTTCCACGCTGGCGCAACGCCACAACGTCCTCCTGGAGATCCACCGGGTGATGATCGACCGGGCCCGCCGGCAACGGAAGGCGACGGAAATCGCCGGCTATCCCGACTTCGCCATGGGGCCCTTTTGGATGGCCTTCCAAGGGGTCAACTTCGACGCCGGGCCGGGGATCACGCTTACGGTCGGCTTGCCGGTCGGGAAGCCGGAAGTCCCCGGCATCGAAGGCGTCGCCTGGGCGGGCCAGCGCGGCAACTTGGCCACAGCCAAGGCGCAGGAGGAGCAGGCGATGGCCCTCTTCCCCGCGGCCGAGCGCAACGCGCAAAGCCTCCTCTACGCCCGCTTCTCCGCCTACGAGGCGGTGCGGAACCAGCTGGCGGTCCAGCCGCCCTCCCTGATCGCCTCGCTGCGGGATGCCGCCGCGCTCGCCGAGCGGCAGTATCGGATCGGGGCGATCGACGTCCATCGCTTCCTCGCCGCCCAGCAGCAATACCTGGCCGCCTTCCGCTCGGTGCAGGCCGCGCGGCTTGACGCCGCCCTGGCCCGGCTCGACCTCTTCTTCTTGACGGGAGGAGAGCTGGCGCCCAATGGTTCCCGCTAA
- the gpmA gene encoding 2,3-diphosphoglycerate-dependent phosphoglycerate mutase, with translation MSFRLILLRHGESIWNQENLFTGWTDVDLSPKGKEEALRAGDRLREAGFRFDEAYTSVLKRSIRTLWCVLDRLDQMWLPTVCTWRLNERHYGALQGLDKSQTARKYGEEQVLLWRRSYDIRPPLLSPNDPRHPRHDPRYASVPLKDLPAGESLKDTLERVIPYWEAELAPRILAGRRLIVVAHGNSLRALVKYLDRLSDEEIVRLNIPTGMPLIYELDSDLRAVSHRYLASEDEVAKAAACVAAQGRAR, from the coding sequence ATGAGCTTCCGTCTGATCTTGCTGCGGCATGGAGAGAGCATCTGGAACCAAGAGAATCTCTTCACCGGCTGGACGGACGTCGATCTTTCCCCGAAGGGAAAGGAGGAGGCGCTGCGGGCCGGCGACCGCCTGAGGGAAGCCGGCTTTCGGTTCGATGAAGCGTATACCTCCGTTCTGAAGCGTTCCATCCGCACGCTCTGGTGCGTGCTCGACCGGCTCGATCAGATGTGGCTTCCCACGGTCTGCACTTGGCGGCTCAACGAGCGCCATTACGGCGCGCTCCAAGGGCTCGACAAGAGCCAGACGGCGCGCAAGTATGGGGAAGAGCAGGTGTTGCTCTGGAGGCGCTCCTACGATATCCGCCCGCCCTTGCTTTCTCCGAACGATCCGCGGCACCCCCGCCACGATCCCCGATATGCGTCGGTCCCCTTGAAGGATCTGCCCGCGGGAGAAAGCCTCAAGGATACCCTCGAGCGCGTGATCCCCTACTGGGAAGCCGAACTGGCGCCGCGGATTCTGGCGGGCAGGCGGCTGATCGTCGTGGCTCACGGCAACAGCCTGCGGGCGCTGGTGAAATATCTCGACAGGCTCTCGGACGAGGAGATCGTCCGCCTGAACATCCCGACCGGCATGCCCCTGATCTACGAGCTCGACTCGGATTTGCGGGCGGTCAGCCACCGCTATCTGGCGTCGGAGGACGAGGTCGCCAAGGCCGCGGCGTGCGTGGCGGCTCAAGGCCGGGCACGCTGA
- a CDS encoding TolC family protein: MEARLSLALIFLLPAAFGAPAPAAKPKGALEALVEEALARNPEIAYYEGAIGAAKGQVVQARIVPYPQIEGFAGPWYSTPTGGGTAHGWMQEYAIYQPVFFPGKMSLAKAIAEKDVRVAELGLQQFRLSLATQVRTLAYRLGVVTANARIAREIAERAAGLVDFLRRRPATGVQGYLDLRILEGSLVDLQRLARELEQNRRAIQSQINALRARPAAAPVPDTIFPPAQAPSLDLASLQEQAKNRNYALLMRQTEIDRAARSLDAAKLAALPDFSVGPFWIGEKGTNFDQGPGLVFTSGLPFWNDNKGNILTAEAQQRQAEALHRSAIWSVQSAVAAAFGTYLTTRRQLGQQPHDVITRLQRAAELADRQYRLGAIPVQTFLEMQRQYLSSAQALYTAALDLQTALLDLENLTAGAMVAPR; encoded by the coding sequence ATGGAAGCGCGCCTTTCCCTTGCCCTTATCTTCCTGCTCCCGGCCGCCTTCGGCGCGCCCGCCCCGGCGGCGAAGCCCAAAGGAGCGCTCGAGGCTCTTGTGGAGGAAGCGCTGGCGCGCAACCCCGAAATCGCCTATTACGAAGGGGCCATCGGTGCGGCCAAGGGACAGGTCGTACAGGCCCGGATCGTCCCCTATCCCCAGATCGAAGGATTCGCCGGACCCTGGTACAGCACCCCGACCGGGGGGGGGACGGCCCACGGCTGGATGCAGGAATACGCGATCTATCAGCCGGTCTTCTTCCCCGGAAAGATGTCGCTGGCCAAGGCGATCGCGGAGAAGGACGTGCGGGTGGCCGAGCTGGGGCTCCAGCAGTTCCGCCTGAGCTTGGCCACGCAGGTGCGCACGCTGGCCTACAGGCTCGGCGTCGTGACGGCCAATGCGCGGATCGCACGCGAGATCGCCGAGCGGGCGGCCGGCCTGGTCGACTTCCTGCGACGGCGGCCCGCCACTGGCGTCCAGGGGTATCTCGATCTCCGCATCCTCGAAGGCAGCCTGGTCGATCTCCAGCGGCTGGCGCGCGAGCTCGAGCAAAATCGGAGAGCCATCCAATCCCAGATCAATGCGCTGCGGGCCCGGCCGGCGGCGGCACCGGTCCCCGACACGATCTTCCCGCCGGCGCAAGCCCCTTCCCTGGACCTAGCCAGCCTTCAGGAACAGGCCAAGAACCGGAACTACGCCCTGCTGATGCGCCAGACCGAAATCGACCGTGCGGCCAGGTCGCTCGACGCGGCCAAGCTCGCCGCTCTCCCCGACTTTTCGGTCGGCCCCTTCTGGATCGGAGAAAAAGGGACCAACTTCGATCAGGGCCCGGGCCTGGTCTTTACCAGCGGGCTTCCGTTCTGGAACGACAACAAGGGCAACATCCTGACCGCCGAAGCGCAGCAGCGGCAGGCCGAAGCGCTCCACCGATCGGCGATCTGGAGCGTCCAGAGCGCGGTCGCCGCCGCCTTCGGCACCTACTTGACCACCCGCCGGCAGCTCGGGCAACAGCCGCACGACGTCATCACCCGGCTCCAGCGTGCCGCCGAGCTCGCCGACCGGCAGTACCGGCTGGGAGCGATTCCGGTGCAGACCTTCCTCGAAATGCAGCGTCAATATCTCTCCTCCGCCCAAGCCCTGTACACGGCCGCATTGGACCTGCAAACCGCACTCCTCGACTTGGAAAACCTGACGGCGGGGGCCATGGTCGCGCCCCGATGA